In Primulina tabacum isolate GXHZ01 unplaced genomic scaffold, ASM2559414v2 Contig631, whole genome shotgun sequence, the following are encoded in one genomic region:
- the LOC142534636 gene encoding UDP-glycosyltransferase 83A1-like — protein MGKPHVLVLPYPAQGHVIPLMELSQCLANDGIKVTFVNTEFCHQRVVKSMSNKGNHIHETIDLVSIPDGMEPWEDRSDLGKLTETSAKVMPGNLEALIMEINAKGRDEITCVVSDYWLGWSMEVAERFGVKRVAFVPASVAMSALSMNVQKLVDDGIVDSNGTPFKKQVIELSPGMPGINTRNLAWMTIGDFTTQKIIFQFMKDNIKLINLAERVICNTSHELEPAALAYVPNWSTIGPLLASKRLGSSVGHFWTEDSACLDWLDEQPPRSVIYVAFGSFTVFDQTQFQELALGLEGTNRPFLWVVREGTGKSYPEGFEQRVENRGKIVGWAPQQKVLPHPSVSCFVSHCGWNSTMEGVSNGVRFLCWPYFADQFIDESYICDYWRVGLKLDKDESGIITQEEIKNKVEQLLSDEIMKRRAFELQKKSLDCVAEGGSSHKNFQDFVDWIKGE, from the exons ATGGGGAAACCCCATGTTCTAGTTCTGCCATATCCAGCACAAGGCCATGTTATTCCTTTAATGGAGCTTTCCCAATGTTTAGCGAACGATGGCATCAAAGTTACGTTCGTGAACACTGAATTCTGTCACCAACGGGTAGTCAAATCTATGTCCAACAAAGGGAATCACATACATGAAACGATAGATTTGGTTTCGATCCCCGACGGGATGGAACCTTGGGAGGATAGGAGTGATCTTGGAAAGTTGACAGAAACTTCCGCGAAGGTGATGCCTGGAAATTTGGAGGCTTTGATCATGGAGATCAACGCAAAAGGAAGAGATGAAATCACATGTGTTGTTTCAGATTACTGGCTGGGTTGGTCTATGGAGGTGGCCGAGAGATTTGGAGTGAAGAGAGTCGCGTTCGTGCCTGCGTCTGTTGCAATGTCTGCGTTAAGCATGAATGTGCAAAAGCTGGTTGATGATGGGATAGTTGATAGTAACG GAACACCCTTCAAGAAACAGGTAATTGAGCTATCACCAGGCATGCCTGGAATCAACACAAGGAACCTAGCATGGATGACCATCGGAGATTTCACCACACAAAAGATCATATTCCAGTTCATGAAAGATAAcatcaagttgataaatttagCAGAAAGGGTGATCTGTAACACATCCCATGAGCTCGAACCCGCGGCACTCGCCTATGTCCCGAATTGGTCGACCATAGGCCCTCTTCTCGCAAGCAAACGTCTCGGCAGCTCGGTAGGTCATTTCTGGACCGAAGACTCCGCCTGTCTGGATTGGCTCGACGAACAGCCACCACGTTCCGTCATCTACGTTGCATTCGGGAGCTTCACCGTCTTCGATCAAACACAGTTCCAAGAACTGGCGCTTGGCCTGGAAGGCACCAACAGGCCATTCCTATGGGTCGTAAGGGAAGGCACGGGTAAATCCTACCCGGAAGGATTTGAACAAAGAGTCGAGAATCGCGGGAAGATAGTGGGTTGGGCGCCTCAACAGAAGGTTCTGCCACATCCTTCTGTGTCATGCTTCGTGAGCCATTGTGGATGGAATTCGACGATGGAGGGCGTGAGCAACGGGGTGCGGTTCTTGTGCTGGCCGTACtttgcggatcagttcatcgATGAGAGCTACATCTGTGATTACTGGAGGGTTGGATTGAAActagataaagatgaaagtgggATTATCACACAAGAAGAGATTAAGAATAAGGTGGAGCAGCTTCTGAGTGATGAAATTATGAAGAGAAGGGCTTTTGAGCTTCAGAAAAAGTCTTTGGATTGTGTTGCAGAAGGGGGTAGCTCTCACaagaattttcaagattttgtgGATTGGATTAAAGGAGAGTGA